A window from Acidobacteriota bacterium encodes these proteins:
- a CDS encoding M28 family peptidase: MTKSKRLLASSAAAVLAVFLAACGEAAFEPLPVTEDEVLSHIRFLSHDLLEGRGLGSRGIELAALYHEEFFRLFGLEPFFGSSYRQTFELRGSLPDRKALFQAVSGVNRIVPVLHDDFVVQSVREDVPEDISGELVYAGFLIQAPERNWDDIKGADLSGKILLCEINEPGNRPGGIFDGEDMTYYGRWPYKFEKAAELGAAGVMIIHNTRGAAYGWDVVRNSFVREKFFIPNAVQAPGFQGWIHGNLAARIVSEAGLDLAALREKAETEAFAPVPLGFTGTVRQKPAFRSIEATNVAGLIRAGHRKASDRTVVLTAHYDHLGKDENLPGDQIYNGAVDNCSASASLLALASYFAQRPEDLKINLVFAAVTAEEELMLGSEYFVRNLDIPNEKIAANINFEMTNVWGETEDVFAIGAAHSDLDDVCRRAAERLDLRYIPERNAHLGFFFRSDQISFARGGIPGVWLHQGIVSRGEDKGYALRKFEEYQKTKYHQVTDEIEDDWDLRGTLQIIAWAREIVRILGEDDRIPDFKPHSAFRRPGR; the protein is encoded by the coding sequence ATGACGAAATCGAAAAGGCTCTTGGCTTCGTCCGCCGCGGCCGTTCTGGCCGTCTTCCTGGCGGCCTGCGGCGAGGCGGCTTTCGAACCTCTGCCCGTCACCGAAGATGAGGTTCTGTCCCATATCCGCTTCCTGTCCCACGACCTTCTCGAAGGCCGGGGTCTCGGCAGCCGGGGAATCGAGCTGGCCGCTCTTTATCACGAGGAGTTTTTCCGCCTGTTCGGTCTTGAACCGTTTTTCGGTTCGAGCTACAGGCAGACCTTCGAACTCCGGGGTTCGCTTCCGGACCGGAAGGCCTTGTTCCAGGCCGTCTCCGGCGTCAACCGGATCGTTCCCGTTCTCCATGACGATTTTGTCGTCCAATCCGTGAGAGAGGATGTCCCCGAGGACATTTCCGGAGAACTTGTCTATGCCGGATTTCTCATCCAGGCGCCCGAGAGAAACTGGGACGATATCAAAGGGGCCGACCTTTCGGGCAAGATTCTGCTCTGTGAAATCAATGAGCCGGGAAACCGTCCGGGCGGGATCTTCGACGGCGAGGACATGACATACTACGGACGCTGGCCCTACAAATTCGAAAAGGCGGCCGAACTCGGCGCGGCCGGGGTGATGATCATTCACAACACCCGCGGCGCGGCCTACGGCTGGGATGTCGTCCGAAATTCCTTTGTTCGGGAAAAGTTCTTCATTCCGAACGCCGTTCAGGCGCCCGGATTCCAGGGCTGGATCCACGGCAACCTGGCGGCCCGGATCGTCTCCGAGGCCGGGCTGGACCTTGCGGCTCTTCGGGAAAAGGCCGAGACGGAGGCCTTCGCTCCCGTTCCGTTGGGATTCACGGGGACCGTGCGGCAGAAGCCCGCGTTCCGCTCCATCGAGGCGACCAACGTCGCCGGTCTGATTCGGGCCGGCCACCGGAAGGCGTCCGACCGAACCGTTGTCCTGACCGCCCATTACGATCACCTGGGCAAAGACGAAAATTTGCCGGGAGATCAGATCTACAATGGAGCCGTCGATAACTGTTCGGCCTCGGCCTCCCTGCTGGCCCTGGCCTCCTATTTCGCGCAGCGCCCCGAGGATCTGAAAATCAACCTGGTTTTCGCCGCCGTGACGGCCGAGGAAGAGCTCATGCTCGGCTCGGAATATTTTGTCCGCAACCTGGACATCCCCAATGAAAAAATCGCCGCCAACATCAATTTCGAAATGACCAATGTCTGGGGAGAGACGGAAGACGTCTTCGCCATCGGCGCCGCCCACTCGGACCTGGATGACGTCTGCCGCCGGGCGGCCGAACGGCTGGACCTCCGTTATATTCCGGAACGGAATGCGCATCTGGGCTTTTTCTTCCGGTCCGACCAGATCAGTTTCGCCCGGGGAGGCATTCCCGGCGTCTGGCTTCACCAGGGCATCGTCTCCCGGGGAGAGGACAAGGGCTATGCCCTGAGAAAATTCGAGGAATACCAGAAGACGAAATACCATCAGGTCACGGATGAAATCGAGGACGACTGGGATTTGCGGGGGACGCTGCAGATCATCGCCTGGGCGAGAGAGATCGTGCGCATCCTCGGCGAGGACGACCGGATCCCCGATTTCAAGCCGCACAGCGCCTTCCGTCGTCCGGGCCGTTGA
- a CDS encoding sodium-translocating pyrophosphatase gives MTTALFWLAPIGSAAALFFAWYFFKDMKRQSEGTERMAEIASYVRTGAMAYLRQQYKVVIAVFAVLAVLLAFMAFVLKVQNPWVPAAFLTGGFFSGLAGFFGMKTATYASSRTANAARTSLDAGLRVAFRSGAVMGLAVVGLVLLDIALWFLILKHFYPVTDDGHNLIVITTTMLTFGMGASTQALFARVGGGIFTKAADVGADLVGKVEAGIPEDDPRNPATIADNVGDNVGDVAGMGADLYESFAGSILATAALGAAAFLGQGEMQLRAVIAPMAIAAVGTLLSILGIYVVRTREGATQKELLNSLGRGINFSSFFIVILSFVVIRLLELPLGIWMSIIVGLSAGIVIGKSTEYFTSHSYRPTRRIAENAKTGPATVLIAGLGVGMMSTGVPVLAIVLGTIFAYLFAAGFDLANAGMGLYGIGIAAVGMLSTLGITLATDAYGPIADNAGGNAEMSGLDPEVRKRTDALDALGNTTAATGKGFAIGSAALTALALLASYVEEIKIGLIRIGRTTLAMADGDVIETATATITDFMNYYNVSLMNPTVLIGILTGAMMAFLFCGLTMTAVGRAASKMVDEVRRQFREIAGIMEGTTVPDYASCVSISTRGAQREMMLPSLLAISVPIVIGLLLGVPGVMGLLIGGTSTGFVLAIFMANAGGAWDNAKKYIEEGHLGGKGSEAHKAAVIGDTVGDPFKDTSGPSLNILIKLMSMVAIVMAGLTVAFSVL, from the coding sequence ATGACAACCGCGCTCTTCTGGCTGGCCCCCATCGGATCCGCTGCGGCACTTTTTTTCGCCTGGTATTTCTTCAAGGATATGAAGAGGCAAAGCGAAGGCACCGAGAGGATGGCGGAAATCGCCTCCTACGTCCGAACGGGCGCCATGGCCTATCTCCGGCAGCAATACAAAGTCGTGATCGCCGTCTTCGCCGTTCTGGCCGTTCTGCTGGCCTTTATGGCCTTCGTCCTCAAGGTCCAGAACCCCTGGGTTCCCGCGGCCTTCCTGACCGGCGGCTTTTTCTCGGGTCTGGCCGGGTTCTTCGGGATGAAGACGGCGACCTATGCCTCCTCGCGAACGGCCAACGCCGCCCGGACGTCCCTGGATGCGGGGCTTCGCGTCGCCTTCCGAAGCGGCGCGGTCATGGGTCTGGCGGTTGTCGGACTGGTTCTTCTCGATATCGCCCTCTGGTTTCTCATTCTGAAGCATTTCTATCCCGTGACCGACGACGGCCATAACCTCATCGTCATCACGACGACCATGCTGACGTTCGGCATGGGCGCTTCGACCCAGGCGCTGTTCGCCCGTGTCGGCGGCGGCATCTTCACGAAAGCGGCCGACGTCGGGGCCGACCTTGTCGGCAAGGTCGAAGCCGGCATCCCCGAGGACGACCCGCGGAACCCGGCGACCATCGCCGATAACGTCGGCGACAACGTCGGCGACGTGGCCGGCATGGGCGCGGACCTCTATGAGTCTTTCGCCGGATCCATCCTGGCCACGGCCGCCCTCGGCGCGGCCGCGTTTCTCGGTCAGGGCGAAATGCAGCTTCGGGCCGTCATCGCGCCCATGGCCATCGCCGCCGTGGGCACGCTTCTTTCCATCCTCGGCATTTATGTCGTCCGCACACGGGAAGGCGCGACCCAGAAGGAACTCCTCAATTCCCTGGGCCGGGGCATTAACTTCAGCTCCTTTTTCATTGTCATTCTGTCGTTTGTGGTTATCCGACTCCTGGAACTCCCCCTGGGGATCTGGATGTCCATTATCGTCGGTCTTAGTGCCGGGATCGTCATCGGCAAGTCGACGGAGTATTTCACCTCCCACTCTTACCGGCCGACGCGGCGCATCGCCGAAAACGCCAAGACCGGTCCGGCCACCGTTCTGATTGCCGGCCTGGGCGTGGGCATGATGTCGACCGGGGTTCCCGTGCTGGCCATCGTCCTGGGGACGATTTTCGCCTACCTGTTCGCCGCCGGTTTCGATCTGGCCAACGCCGGCATGGGTCTCTACGGAATCGGCATCGCCGCCGTGGGCATGCTCTCGACTCTGGGCATCACCCTGGCCACGGACGCCTACGGCCCCATCGCCGACAACGCGGGCGGCAACGCCGAAATGAGCGGACTGGATCCGGAAGTCCGGAAGCGGACGGACGCCCTGGATGCACTGGGCAATACGACCGCGGCCACGGGCAAGGGTTTCGCCATCGGATCGGCCGCCCTGACCGCTCTGGCGCTCCTGGCCTCCTACGTCGAGGAGATCAAGATCGGACTGATCCGGATCGGCCGGACGACTCTGGCCATGGCCGACGGCGATGTCATCGAGACGGCCACGGCCACGATCACCGATTTCATGAACTATTACAATGTCAGCCTGATGAATCCGACCGTGCTCATCGGCATCCTCACGGGCGCCATGATGGCCTTTCTCTTCTGCGGCCTGACCATGACCGCCGTCGGACGTGCCGCCTCGAAAATGGTCGACGAGGTTCGCCGCCAGTTCCGGGAGATCGCCGGGATCATGGAAGGGACAACCGTTCCGGATTATGCAAGCTGTGTGTCCATCTCGACCCGCGGCGCCCAGCGTGAAATGATGCTGCCGTCGCTTCTTGCGATTTCCGTCCCCATTGTGATCGGCCTTCTGCTCGGCGTCCCCGGGGTCATGGGCCTGCTGATCGGCGGAACATCGACCGGCTTCGTTCTGGCCATTTTCATGGCCAACGCCGGAGGCGCCTGGGACAACGCGAAGAAGTACATTGAAGAAGGCCACCTCGGCGGCAAAGGCTCCGAGGCCCACAAGGCCGCCGTCATCGGCGACACGGTCGGCGATCCGTTCAAGGACACGTCGGGTCCGAGCCTGAACATCCTGATCAAGCTCATGAGCATGGTGGCCATCGTCATGGCCGGGCTCACGGTCGCTTTTTCCGTTCTCTGA